One part of the Cupriavidus oxalaticus genome encodes these proteins:
- a CDS encoding helix-turn-helix domain-containing protein, whose amino-acid sequence MKIDPVSLRLFLAVPELGTITAAAEREHIAASAVSKRISDLGRRCAHSCSSAATRASCPPRRALPCRTCPEASSMISRTSPR is encoded by the coding sequence ATGAAGATTGACCCCGTCTCGCTGCGGCTATTCCTTGCGGTGCCCGAGCTCGGTACCATTACCGCTGCCGCGGAACGCGAGCATATCGCAGCTTCGGCAGTAAGCAAACGGATCAGCGACCTGGGGCGGCGCTGCGCGCACAGCTGCTCGAGCGCAGCAACAAGGGCATCGTGCCCACCCCGGCGGGCATTGCCTTGCAGAACCTGTCCCGAAGCATCGTCAATGATCTCGAGAACGTCGCCGCGATGA
- a CDS encoding CaiB/BaiF CoA transferase family protein: MQRDGQQHLKTGALSGLLVIDFTQMLAGPFCTQILADHGADVIKVEALTGDGTRITGPFCADDNLRAFGGYFQSVNRNKRSLAVDLKTEGGREILRRLIDESDVVVENFRAGVMERLGLSYEVLRETNPRLIYAAVRGFGDPRSGASPYAQWPAYDVVSQAMGGMMGITGPDRHTPTKVGPGVGDTIPALMLCIGILAAVHRARDTGEGQFVDVAMTDAVLAICERIVYQASYTGAAPAAEGNRHPLLCPFGLFRTRDGHVSIACATDAFWVELACAIGREDLAHAPAFATNAARVAHQEQVIDAIEAFTRVRSKREIGLILGGKVPFGPVYTATEIFADEHYAVREMLVEVEQPGSAIPVKIAGVPIKLSESPGTVRHRAPMLGEHTEEILTAAGYSPHQIAKFRDFGTIL; this comes from the coding sequence ATGCAGCGCGATGGCCAACAACACTTAAAGACCGGCGCTCTTAGCGGCCTGCTGGTGATCGATTTCACCCAAATGCTTGCCGGGCCCTTCTGCACTCAGATATTAGCTGACCACGGCGCGGACGTGATCAAGGTCGAAGCACTGACCGGTGATGGCACGCGCATCACCGGTCCGTTTTGTGCAGACGACAACCTTCGCGCCTTCGGCGGCTACTTCCAGAGCGTCAACCGCAATAAACGCTCCCTCGCGGTGGATCTCAAAACCGAAGGTGGCCGCGAAATTCTGCGTAGACTAATCGATGAATCTGACGTCGTAGTCGAAAATTTCCGCGCTGGTGTTATGGAACGCCTGGGCTTGTCGTATGAGGTGCTTCGCGAGACCAACCCGCGCTTAATTTACGCGGCAGTGCGAGGGTTTGGGGATCCGCGCAGCGGCGCGAGTCCCTATGCCCAATGGCCCGCCTATGATGTCGTCTCACAGGCCATGGGCGGCATGATGGGCATCACAGGCCCGGACCGGCACACGCCCACAAAAGTCGGCCCGGGGGTGGGCGACACCATACCGGCCCTCATGCTTTGCATTGGCATTCTTGCAGCAGTGCACCGAGCCAGGGATACAGGAGAAGGACAATTCGTCGATGTCGCAATGACGGACGCCGTGCTGGCCATTTGCGAACGTATCGTTTACCAGGCTTCGTACACCGGTGCAGCGCCGGCAGCCGAAGGCAATCGGCATCCTTTGCTGTGCCCGTTTGGATTGTTCCGGACACGCGATGGCCATGTATCGATCGCATGTGCCACTGACGCGTTTTGGGTCGAGCTGGCTTGCGCTATCGGTCGCGAGGATCTGGCCCATGCCCCTGCCTTCGCAACTAACGCGGCACGCGTAGCGCATCAGGAGCAAGTGATTGACGCCATTGAAGCGTTCACCCGTGTGCGCTCCAAAAGAGAGATTGGCTTGATCCTAGGCGGCAAGGTGCCGTTCGGGCCGGTTTATACGGCGACCGAGATTTTTGCCGACGAGCACTACGCGGTGCGAGAGATGCTAGTGGAAGTTGAACAGCCTGGTTCCGCTATACCAGTGAAGATCGCGGGCGTACCTATTAAGCTCAGCGAGTCCCCTGGGACAGTGCGCCACCGCGCACCAATGCTTGGCGAGCACACCGAAGAAATCTTGACGGCTGCAGGTTACTCGCCTCATCAGATCGCAAAGTTTCGCGATTTCGGGACAATCCTGTGA
- a CDS encoding ArsR/SmtB family transcription factor — protein sequence MSATVTSTPANLPQPLEEPAVDELRLEVILGALADPLRLTVVHKLLQESDAYDHPCGWFGFARPKSSLTHHFKALREAGIIRQRQYGLERRSRLRREDLDARFPGLLDLVANWQPPAL from the coding sequence ATGAGCGCAACCGTCACTTCCACTCCCGCCAATCTTCCGCAACCGCTTGAGGAACCAGCCGTCGACGAACTACGGTTGGAAGTTATCTTGGGCGCACTAGCCGACCCGCTCCGCCTCACCGTCGTGCACAAGCTGTTGCAGGAATCGGATGCTTACGACCACCCTTGCGGGTGGTTTGGTTTCGCGCGGCCAAAATCGTCGCTGACCCATCATTTCAAAGCCTTGCGCGAAGCTGGGATAATTCGGCAGCGGCAATATGGCCTAGAACGGCGCAGCCGCCTTCGCCGTGAAGATCTTGACGCGCGTTTCCCCGGCTTGCTGGATTTGGTAGCAAACTGGCAACCGCCGGCCCTGTAA
- a CDS encoding RidA family protein, whose protein sequence is MNRAELDARLAELGIELQPPKAAIANYVPTVLVGGFLHISGQVAFKDGKPFALGQVGTEVSIELAKEAARLSGMAILSQIRSQLTDGRSVIRVCSVTGYVHAATEFAAHAEVINGASEILVEVLGDKGRHSRTAVGVSSLPFRCPVEVNAVVQLG, encoded by the coding sequence ATGAACCGCGCTGAACTCGATGCCCGTCTCGCAGAACTCGGCATTGAACTGCAACCGCCGAAGGCAGCGATTGCCAACTACGTACCCACCGTTCTGGTAGGTGGCTTCTTGCACATTTCTGGACAGGTCGCCTTTAAGGACGGCAAGCCGTTCGCCCTCGGTCAAGTCGGCACGGAAGTGAGTATCGAACTGGCGAAAGAAGCAGCGCGGCTGAGCGGCATGGCCATCTTGTCCCAAATTCGCTCGCAACTGACGGACGGCCGGAGCGTGATCCGCGTCTGCTCCGTGACTGGCTACGTGCATGCCGCCACTGAATTCGCGGCGCACGCGGAAGTCATTAACGGTGCCTCGGAGATCCTCGTTGAAGTCCTGGGCGATAAGGGTAGGCACAGTCGCACCGCAGTGGGCGTATCGAGCCTGCCCTTCCGATGCCCAGTTGAGGTCAATGCTGTCGTCCAGCTTGGCTAA
- a CDS encoding integrase catalytic domain-containing protein: MDIVQIDHTLADLMLVDDASRRPIGRPWLSIALDVSTRCVVGVYVGMDRPNAATVALLLTRVVLPKDGWLASLDVSVDWPMHGIPQLLHLDNAAEFKSRALRAGCREYGVELMYRPAGRPYFGGHIVKSNKDVTSGAESEVM, from the coding sequence ATGGACATTGTGCAGATTGATCACACGCTGGCCGATTTGATGCTGGTGGATGATGCGAGCCGACGCCCCATTGGCCGGCCATGGCTAAGCATCGCCCTCGATGTTTCGACAAGATGCGTCGTTGGCGTATACGTCGGGATGGACCGCCCCAACGCGGCAACTGTTGCGTTGCTATTGACTCGCGTTGTCTTGCCAAAGGATGGCTGGCTCGCCAGCCTCGATGTTAGCGTTGATTGGCCTATGCACGGCATTCCACAGCTACTTCATCTCGATAATGCGGCGGAATTCAAGAGCAGGGCATTGCGAGCGGGGTGTCGGGAGTACGGCGTCGAACTGATGTACCGACCTGCGGGGAGACCGTACTTCGGGGGCCATATCGTGAAGAGTAATAAAGATGTTACGTCGGGGGCTGAGAGCGAAGTTATGTAA
- a CDS encoding LysR family transcriptional regulator has protein sequence MLNRLEMLRIFIAATEAGSFKRAAVRLGISPQAVTRAIQELESIQGELLFHRNTRQVRITAFGEQLAERARDSLLLFDALFSAHRGTEEAEFAGVVRVTAPVALGRIRVLPALTELALLHRGLRIELHLSDVPADLVDERIDIGVRFGAVRDSRIVARKVATHRFHIVGAPALIQRLGAPSQIRDLEALPTTVMQDVTTGRPWPWWFADGQQYTPAAPVFTSNDSEAERDAVLGGLAFGQLAASLADEHIASGKLVPVLKQFEPDPWDIFVYRPRPGAVPLRVRLVFDSLVKTLSHA, from the coding sequence ATGCTTAACCGTCTCGAAATGCTGCGTATCTTTATCGCCGCAACTGAAGCCGGAAGTTTTAAGCGTGCGGCGGTACGACTGGGTATCTCCCCTCAGGCTGTAACGAGAGCCATCCAAGAACTGGAAAGCATCCAAGGCGAACTGCTCTTTCACCGCAACACGCGCCAAGTACGGATCACTGCGTTTGGCGAGCAGTTAGCAGAGCGGGCGCGCGACAGTTTGTTGCTTTTCGATGCGCTGTTTTCGGCCCACCGAGGCACCGAAGAGGCGGAATTCGCGGGCGTAGTCCGCGTCACAGCTCCCGTGGCGTTGGGCCGTATTAGAGTGCTGCCGGCCTTAACTGAACTTGCCTTGCTGCATAGGGGTTTGCGTATCGAGCTGCACCTGAGCGACGTGCCGGCAGACCTGGTGGACGAGCGAATAGATATCGGGGTGCGTTTTGGCGCTGTGCGCGATAGCCGGATTGTGGCTCGCAAGGTAGCAACGCACCGCTTCCATATTGTGGGCGCGCCGGCCCTCATCCAGCGGCTCGGCGCACCAAGCCAAATCCGCGATCTGGAGGCGCTGCCCACGACGGTCATGCAGGACGTCACCACTGGGCGGCCATGGCCATGGTGGTTTGCTGACGGCCAACAGTACACGCCGGCGGCACCCGTCTTTACCAGCAATGACTCTGAGGCCGAGCGCGATGCGGTGCTTGGAGGCCTAGCTTTCGGCCAACTCGCCGCATCACTAGCGGACGAGCATATTGCCAGTGGCAAATTAGTACCAGTACTGAAACAGTTCGAACCGGATCCTTGGGATATCTTCGTATATCGGCCGCGACCGGGAGCGGTACCGCTACGTGTACGCCTAGTTTTCGATTCCCTTGTAAAGACACTGTCCCACGCTTAG
- a CDS encoding MFS transporter, with product MQSGFALGRGLAAVVATLLLAWLPQDMAWRAAFWIGIIPASIVLFIRRHINDAPMFERARQSSAPRASLASVFNRRYARSLILLSVLAIGLQAGCYAILVWLPSLLSQRDVIAATSRIVTVFIMAFGSFCGFAVAADLCDRIKRRPTRHAAARGPRYCHRENRH from the coding sequence GTGCAATCCGGCTTTGCTCTTGGCCGGGGACTGGCTGCGGTGGTCGCAACGCTGCTGCTGGCCTGGTTGCCGCAGGACATGGCATGGCGGGCCGCGTTCTGGATCGGCATCATCCCGGCCTCAATCGTGCTCTTTATCCGTCGCCATATCAATGACGCTCCCATGTTCGAGCGTGCTCGGCAGAGCAGCGCGCCGCGCGCGTCGCTGGCTTCGGTGTTCAATCGCAGATACGCGCGTTCGCTTATCCTGTTGAGCGTGCTGGCGATCGGGCTTCAGGCCGGCTGCTACGCCATCTTGGTCTGGCTGCCGTCCCTGCTGAGCCAGCGTGATGTCATCGCCGCCACCTCGCGGATCGTCACCGTCTTCATCATGGCCTTCGGCTCGTTCTGCGGCTTCGCCGTGGCGGCGGACCTGTGCGATCGTATCAAGCGCCGCCCCACGCGGCATGCTGCTGCCCGAGGCCCGAGGTATTGCCATCGAGAAAATCGGCACTGA
- a CDS encoding iron-containing alcohol dehydrogenase yields the protein MHQIEPKRYRFTGHDRVFHDVSAIETLPEVLKLFGYRRVFVVCSRSIRTKTTWVDRLEERLGDLLVGLTDEVGEHSPLSNVLKAAQQLRDSRADVIVSVGGGSVMDMCKAMQLCISENVYDRESLLRLQFVLSDDGTEMLTTSHAPAAIRHIAIPTTLATSEWTPVSTPIDDETKLKARFVVPDGSPQVILYDPELLRQTPVRLLWSTGVRGLDHAINTACSSSPHPFASLLAEQAIALYLRHLPGLDNTNAPEALISFTQCQLATWYTGMGQMSVPHGFSHWMVHIIGPYGGIAHSDAACVLMLAQAKWLEGWVEPQHARLRAAIGQPDRPFHAILHDLLVRLGMPTSLDDLGLSRSQVDAMIGPALEHPMVTRNNVRPIRNEADLRAVLELAWRA from the coding sequence ATGCACCAAATCGAACCCAAGCGCTACCGTTTCACCGGGCATGATCGTGTTTTCCACGACGTGTCTGCCATAGAAACCCTGCCAGAGGTGTTGAAGTTATTCGGGTATCGCCGTGTATTCGTGGTGTGCTCGCGCTCGATTCGAACCAAGACCACGTGGGTCGACCGCTTGGAAGAACGGCTTGGCGATTTGCTCGTCGGCCTCACTGACGAAGTCGGGGAGCATTCGCCCCTGTCCAACGTACTAAAAGCCGCCCAGCAGTTGCGCGACTCTCGCGCAGACGTGATCGTGTCGGTTGGCGGAGGGTCGGTCATGGACATGTGCAAGGCGATGCAGCTTTGCATCTCCGAAAACGTATACGACCGCGAATCGTTGCTCCGACTCCAGTTCGTTTTATCCGATGACGGCACTGAGATGCTGACGACCTCGCATGCGCCCGCTGCCATTCGCCACATTGCGATTCCAACTACCTTGGCCACGTCAGAATGGACCCCGGTCAGCACGCCAATTGATGATGAAACCAAGCTGAAGGCCCGCTTCGTGGTGCCGGACGGCTCACCACAAGTAATTCTCTACGACCCAGAACTTCTGCGGCAGACACCAGTGCGACTGCTGTGGTCGACTGGCGTCCGTGGCCTCGATCATGCAATCAATACCGCCTGCTCGTCTTCACCTCATCCCTTTGCTAGCTTGCTGGCGGAGCAAGCCATCGCGCTGTACCTCCGACATCTGCCGGGACTTGATAACACGAACGCCCCAGAAGCGCTGATTTCCTTCACGCAATGCCAGTTGGCCACCTGGTATACCGGGATGGGTCAGATGTCGGTGCCGCACGGATTTAGTCATTGGATGGTCCATATCATTGGGCCTTATGGCGGCATCGCGCATAGCGATGCCGCATGTGTATTAATGCTGGCCCAAGCGAAATGGCTGGAAGGGTGGGTTGAGCCGCAGCATGCCCGCTTGCGCGCCGCCATCGGCCAGCCGGACAGGCCATTCCACGCCATTCTTCATGACCTGTTGGTACGGCTGGGCATGCCGACCTCGCTCGACGATCTTGGGCTCAGTCGCAGCCAAGTCGACGCGATGATCGGGCCGGCGCTCGAACATCCGATGGTGACGCGCAACAACGTACGGCCGATCCGGAACGAAGCTGATCTGCGCGCTGTGCTGGAGCTCGCCTGGCGGGCATAA
- a CDS encoding MFS transporter: protein MSVPSTVSNANPSTSSPLAHLWRPAWVVTSVFMLSNSTTPLYVHWQEQLGFSSGVLTVIFALYIAGLLGTLLVAGQLSDHYGRKPVLIPGLVAALIACGLFANANSIGMLAVGRLLAGVAVGVIVSAGMAAVVDAGGAEHKRRAALLASIAMVLGAGLGPLVAGGIAQLLAQPVLPIFAAESLVLVSAVIAALRLPVRSTQEAGRLSLRLPHVPAANRKQVLYGIATFGPGITATSFVLALGPSLLSRLLEVRSPLLAGGMACAMFFTAVGVQLAVRKWSVARIFAGSASATVLAMVCLAMAIHASLVPALIASALLAGAGQGLGQLGGLTLIGLHVPDSHRAQSNAVLNIGGYIPAGLLPVATGYLIDAVGLASGAMLFAFVLGLTAIAGGAWAVQRAGKIGD from the coding sequence ATGTCGGTCCCTTCAACTGTCAGCAACGCCAATCCCTCTACCAGTTCCCCACTGGCACATCTGTGGCGGCCCGCCTGGGTGGTAACGTCGGTTTTCATGCTGTCGAACTCAACTACTCCTCTCTACGTGCATTGGCAGGAGCAGTTGGGCTTTTCCTCCGGTGTCCTTACCGTTATCTTTGCGCTCTACATCGCCGGACTGCTGGGAACGCTGCTGGTTGCGGGTCAGCTTTCAGACCACTATGGGCGTAAGCCGGTACTGATTCCGGGCCTGGTCGCGGCGCTTATTGCCTGCGGTCTGTTTGCCAACGCTAACTCGATCGGCATGCTCGCTGTGGGCCGGTTGCTGGCCGGTGTGGCGGTGGGCGTCATAGTTTCGGCTGGCATGGCGGCGGTGGTCGATGCCGGTGGTGCCGAGCACAAACGTCGGGCGGCGCTGCTGGCCTCCATCGCTATGGTGCTCGGCGCCGGCTTGGGACCGCTCGTGGCTGGTGGAATCGCCCAACTTCTCGCGCAACCGGTCCTGCCTATCTTTGCAGCCGAGTCGCTGGTACTCGTCAGCGCCGTGATTGCAGCCCTGCGCTTGCCCGTACGAAGCACACAGGAGGCTGGCCGACTTAGTCTGCGACTCCCTCACGTGCCGGCCGCCAACCGGAAACAGGTCTTATACGGCATCGCTACGTTTGGCCCCGGCATCACAGCGACCTCCTTCGTATTGGCGCTGGGACCATCCCTCCTTTCGCGGCTGCTCGAAGTGCGCAGCCCCTTGCTGGCGGGCGGCATGGCCTGCGCAATGTTTTTTACTGCTGTCGGCGTGCAGCTTGCTGTAAGGAAGTGGTCGGTGGCGCGAATCTTTGCTGGCAGCGCGTCGGCCACTGTGCTGGCGATGGTTTGCCTGGCGATGGCGATCCATGCCTCGCTGGTTCCTGCGCTGATTGCTTCAGCGTTGCTCGCTGGGGCCGGACAGGGACTCGGTCAACTGGGAGGACTGACCCTTATCGGCCTCCACGTACCGGACAGCCATCGCGCACAGTCGAACGCAGTACTGAACATTGGCGGATATATCCCCGCGGGACTACTGCCAGTGGCGACGGGGTATTTAATCGATGCCGTTGGACTGGCATCGGGCGCGATGCTGTTCGCATTTGTGTTGGGTCTAACGGCCATAGCCGGAGGTGCCTGGGCCGTGCAGCGGGCCGGGAAGATCGGCGACTGA
- a CDS encoding GntR family transcriptional regulator: MSSAQKESDDATHSTQTRYAELASLLAKDITGGRRVVGSLLPTELELADQYGVSRHTVRAALKVLQELGYINRKKAVGTVVASANPSASYTQSIGTIEDLVHVAATEVRVTEHVKEVTLDRELARRLEAPIGSHWTLLSGTRVDARKSKRPVAQADIYVDAALTGLTDIILAQPATLVSEIIERERGMAIDEIRQIVTAVVIAEPLATKLGVQPGSAGLHLVRHYKRAGKILEISDTVYPADRTSVTFHLKRSPG; encoded by the coding sequence ATGTCCTCAGCGCAGAAGGAAAGCGACGATGCCACCCATAGTACGCAAACAAGATACGCCGAACTTGCAAGCCTACTTGCCAAAGATATCACTGGGGGTCGTCGGGTCGTAGGGAGCTTACTTCCTACGGAGCTGGAGCTCGCCGACCAGTATGGCGTGAGCCGGCATACTGTTCGTGCCGCGCTCAAGGTTCTGCAGGAACTGGGCTACATTAACCGCAAGAAGGCAGTCGGCACCGTCGTGGCAAGTGCTAATCCGTCTGCGTCCTACACCCAATCCATCGGAACGATCGAAGATCTAGTGCATGTGGCCGCAACAGAAGTGCGAGTCACGGAGCATGTTAAAGAGGTAACGCTAGACCGTGAACTGGCGAGGCGGCTTGAGGCACCGATTGGTAGCCATTGGACGCTGCTGAGCGGTACACGCGTGGATGCTCGGAAGAGCAAAAGGCCGGTTGCTCAAGCAGATATTTATGTCGACGCCGCTCTCACAGGATTGACCGACATCATTCTCGCCCAACCCGCGACGCTGGTCAGCGAAATCATCGAACGAGAGCGTGGCATGGCAATCGATGAAATACGACAAATCGTGACCGCCGTTGTCATCGCGGAGCCTCTGGCCACGAAACTTGGCGTACAGCCGGGATCAGCGGGCCTGCATTTGGTTCGCCACTATAAGCGCGCCGGCAAGATTCTCGAAATCTCGGACACCGTCTATCCGGCAGATCGCACCTCCGTCACCTTCCATCTTAAGCGAAGCCCCGGTTAG
- the catC gene encoding muconolactone Delta-isomerase: protein MLYCVQMDVKIPDSVPADRADALKAAEKARAIEIQQAGKWPHLWRVAGRYANISIFDVESHDELHELLSSLPLFPYMTIQVTPLARHPSAI, encoded by the coding sequence ATGCTTTACTGCGTTCAGATGGACGTGAAGATTCCAGACTCAGTCCCCGCAGACCGTGCCGATGCCCTCAAGGCGGCGGAAAAGGCGCGCGCGATCGAAATCCAGCAAGCCGGAAAGTGGCCACACCTGTGGCGCGTGGCAGGGCGCTACGCCAATATCAGCATCTTCGATGTAGAAAGCCATGACGAGTTGCATGAACTGCTGTCATCACTGCCCCTATTCCCCTACATGACCATTCAGGTCACGCCGCTGGCACGACATCCGTCAGCGATCTGA
- a CDS encoding MmgE/PrpD family protein has protein sequence MTQNLSIPSGITARAASFTVERTLRFPPEALALARLSIYDCLSVASAGAQEPVSRAVRELVRTEAGAPQASAFGLAQRVPARAAALLNGAVAHALDYDDTHFDFVGHPSVTVLPAALAVAEQQQACGKALLESFLIGVEITCRVGAWLGRSHYNAGFHQTATSGAFGATAVAARLLNLDGERASHAFGVAATRASGLKCQFGTMAKPFHAGMAASTGVEAANLAALGFVSRTDALTCVGGFADTHSGRQDATEDAFAGLPDTFHFARIQHKFHACCHGTHPALEALTAVRHKHLLQPDDIARIMLTVAPQWLSVCCIAQPATGLEAKFSLALTAAMTLAGLNTAALASFSDANCRNPTLVNLARRVEIIADPSMADTACHGAVVTKSGATLTAAVDVNRPLPYAIRAAKLRSKAKALLGAQRAEALWELIDTLEAQEAPVLYPRLHAWMAGGAA, from the coding sequence ATGACGCAGAACCTCTCAATACCGAGCGGCATCACCGCGCGCGCCGCCAGCTTCACGGTCGAACGCACGCTGCGCTTCCCCCCCGAGGCGCTCGCCCTCGCACGACTGTCCATCTATGACTGCCTGTCCGTCGCAAGCGCCGGCGCGCAGGAGCCGGTCAGCCGTGCTGTGCGCGAACTGGTGCGCACCGAGGCCGGCGCGCCGCAGGCCAGCGCCTTTGGCCTTGCGCAGCGCGTACCCGCACGCGCCGCGGCGCTGCTGAACGGAGCCGTTGCGCACGCGCTGGACTACGACGACACGCACTTCGATTTTGTTGGCCACCCCAGCGTGACGGTGCTTCCCGCGGCGCTAGCCGTTGCCGAGCAACAGCAGGCTTGCGGTAAGGCGTTGTTGGAATCGTTTCTTATTGGTGTGGAAATCACCTGCCGAGTGGGCGCCTGGCTTGGACGATCGCACTACAATGCCGGCTTCCATCAGACCGCCACATCAGGGGCTTTCGGCGCAACTGCGGTTGCAGCGCGTCTACTCAACCTCGATGGGGAGCGTGCGAGTCATGCGTTCGGCGTGGCAGCAACGCGCGCGTCCGGCCTGAAATGTCAGTTCGGCACCATGGCTAAGCCCTTCCATGCGGGCATGGCAGCGTCCACGGGCGTGGAAGCTGCCAACCTCGCCGCGTTGGGTTTTGTCTCACGTACGGATGCTCTCACATGCGTGGGCGGATTCGCCGACACGCATTCTGGCCGACAGGATGCCACGGAAGACGCATTCGCTGGCTTGCCAGACACATTTCACTTTGCCCGGATTCAGCACAAGTTTCACGCATGCTGCCATGGCACCCACCCTGCGCTCGAAGCACTGACAGCCGTGCGTCACAAACACCTTCTGCAACCTGACGACATCGCGCGAATCATGCTTACCGTTGCCCCGCAGTGGCTATCGGTCTGCTGCATTGCGCAACCGGCAACCGGATTGGAAGCCAAGTTCAGCCTTGCACTGACGGCCGCCATGACGCTAGCAGGGCTCAACACAGCTGCACTGGCTTCATTCTCAGACGCGAATTGCAGGAATCCCACGTTGGTGAATCTGGCCCGGCGAGTAGAAATCATTGCCGATCCCTCCATGGCCGATACTGCCTGCCATGGCGCAGTTGTGACGAAGTCGGGGGCAACCTTGACTGCTGCTGTCGACGTCAACAGGCCATTACCATACGCCATCAGGGCCGCCAAGCTCCGAAGCAAAGCAAAGGCGCTGCTGGGTGCGCAGCGGGCGGAGGCCTTGTGGGAGCTCATTGACACACTGGAAGCTCAGGAGGCTCCTGTACTGTATCCGCGCTTGCATGCCTGGATGGCTGGCGGCGCCGCATAA
- a CDS encoding 4-methylmuconolactone methylisomerase, which translates to MIRMLYLLVKPEGMTDETFRADCLRHYEMSHDVPGLHRYEGRLVAGQPTDTHVPFFGIGHVDAIGECWFENEADYDRHMASDVRKAWFEHGKTFIGRLKPFRTASVAGERSAD; encoded by the coding sequence ATGATTCGCATGCTGTACCTGCTGGTCAAGCCGGAAGGCATGACCGACGAAACCTTCCGCGCTGATTGCCTGCGCCACTACGAGATGTCGCACGATGTGCCTGGTCTGCATCGGTATGAGGGCCGCCTCGTCGCCGGGCAGCCGACCGACACCCATGTGCCTTTTTTCGGCATCGGGCATGTGGACGCCATCGGCGAATGCTGGTTCGAGAACGAAGCTGACTACGACCGCCACATGGCTTCCGACGTCCGCAAGGCGTGGTTCGAACACGGCAAGACCTTTATCGGCCGGCTCAAGCCATTTCGCACCGCATCTGTCGCCGGCGAGAGGAGCGCTGACTAA
- a CDS encoding SDR family oxidoreductase, which produces MSVNIEGKVVVITGASSGLGETTARYLAARGASVVLAARRADRLANIAEEIRAAGGKVEVVPTDVTQQSEVRALIDTAVRVFGKIDVLVNNAGLMAIAPLSEAKVEEWDSMIDINVKGVLYGIAAALPVFQRQGSGHFINIASVAGIKVFSPGGTVYSGTKFAVRAISEGLRHEVGGAIRTTTIEPGAVDSELKLGSSHEASTQFLKNLYEIAIPSEAVARAIAYAIEQPANVDINEIVLRPTIQDF; this is translated from the coding sequence ATGAGCGTCAATATCGAAGGCAAAGTGGTCGTTATCACGGGCGCCAGCAGCGGACTTGGTGAGACAACAGCACGTTACTTGGCCGCACGCGGTGCGTCCGTGGTGCTGGCTGCACGCCGTGCTGACCGGCTGGCGAATATCGCCGAGGAAATCCGCGCGGCAGGCGGAAAGGTGGAAGTAGTGCCAACTGACGTGACGCAGCAGAGCGAAGTACGTGCACTGATCGATACCGCCGTGCGGGTATTCGGCAAGATCGACGTGCTTGTCAATAACGCTGGTTTGATGGCCATAGCTCCGCTGAGTGAAGCGAAGGTTGAAGAGTGGGACAGTATGATCGACATCAATGTCAAGGGCGTGCTCTACGGCATCGCCGCCGCATTGCCGGTATTCCAGAGGCAAGGCAGCGGCCATTTCATCAACATCGCTTCGGTTGCAGGCATCAAGGTTTTCAGCCCCGGCGGCACGGTGTACAGCGGCACTAAGTTTGCGGTGCGAGCCATCTCTGAAGGACTGCGCCACGAGGTCGGTGGCGCAATCCGCACGACCACTATCGAGCCCGGCGCGGTCGACTCGGAACTGAAGCTCGGCAGCAGCCACGAAGCCAGCACTCAATTCTTGAAGAACCTCTATGAGATAGCGATCCCGTCCGAGGCGGTCGCGCGCGCCATCGCGTACGCGATTGAGCAACCAGCAAACGTAGATATCAACGAGATCGTTCTGCGTCCAACCATACAAGACTTCTAG